A portion of the Stigmatella aurantiaca DW4/3-1 genome contains these proteins:
- a CDS encoding TolC family protein, with the protein MVTARFFLVPILGSWLLLAAPEARAQVAEPAVSVEPLTLERAIQLASERNETPLAAQQRAEAAEARVARARAFFFPELSLTGTYTRRLRESVRQVGGETTVIQRYNALGAAATARAVLFDARGFPLYRAARLEGDAAKLDAREARRLVAFEAADAFLATLGAQQVYEAAERRLDFARQSLQDAQARAQAGLASTNDVTRAELEASSAEVQLAATRGDAQTSRIELGYLLVAPPIEGPLVLPESLLAEAAQPPRTLTSLAEGAVERRLDILSAKLKVKALEAAAKEPLARLLPALGVSGQYRFTNEQGLAGNSGDGSLQLDLTWTLFDGGERYAERREQVAQARATALEATALTRRVDVEIQRAQVALDNAQAALRQSELAAQQARKNAEETGILYRQGLSTALAVADASLRLFEAEVAQVRTRYALGVALLDLRAAVGLNPFGKEP; encoded by the coding sequence ATGGTCACCGCGCGCTTCTTCCTTGTTCCAATCCTGGGTTCTTGGCTCCTCCTGGCGGCCCCGGAGGCCCGCGCGCAGGTCGCGGAACCGGCGGTCTCCGTGGAGCCGCTCACCTTGGAGCGGGCCATCCAGCTGGCCTCTGAACGGAACGAGACCCCCCTGGCGGCCCAGCAGCGCGCGGAAGCCGCCGAGGCCCGCGTCGCCCGGGCCCGGGCCTTCTTCTTCCCGGAATTGAGCCTGACAGGCACCTACACCCGCCGCCTGCGCGAGTCCGTCCGGCAGGTGGGGGGAGAGACCACGGTCATCCAGCGCTACAACGCCCTGGGCGCGGCCGCCACGGCCCGCGCCGTGCTCTTCGACGCCCGGGGCTTTCCCCTGTACCGCGCGGCGCGGCTGGAGGGCGACGCGGCCAAGCTGGATGCCCGGGAGGCCCGCCGGCTGGTGGCCTTCGAGGCCGCGGATGCCTTCCTGGCCACGCTGGGAGCGCAGCAGGTGTACGAGGCGGCGGAGCGTCGGCTCGACTTCGCGCGCCAGAGCTTGCAGGACGCGCAAGCGCGGGCCCAGGCGGGATTGGCCAGCACCAATGATGTGACGCGCGCGGAGCTGGAGGCGTCCAGCGCCGAGGTCCAGCTCGCCGCCACCCGGGGCGATGCCCAGACGAGCCGCATCGAGCTGGGGTACCTGCTCGTGGCGCCGCCCATCGAAGGGCCCTTGGTCCTCCCGGAGTCCTTGCTGGCCGAGGCGGCCCAGCCTCCTCGGACGCTGACGTCCCTGGCCGAAGGCGCCGTGGAGCGCCGCCTGGACATCCTCTCCGCGAAGCTCAAGGTGAAGGCCCTGGAGGCCGCCGCGAAAGAGCCCCTGGCGCGCCTGTTGCCCGCCCTGGGCGTGTCCGGCCAGTACCGCTTCACGAACGAGCAGGGGCTCGCGGGCAACAGCGGGGATGGCTCCTTGCAGTTGGATCTCACCTGGACCCTCTTCGATGGGGGTGAGCGGTATGCGGAGCGCCGCGAACAGGTGGCGCAGGCCCGGGCCACGGCCCTGGAAGCCACGGCCCTCACGCGCCGTGTGGACGTGGAGATACAGCGCGCCCAGGTGGCCCTGGACAATGCCCAGGCCGCCCTCCGGCAGAGTGAGCTGGCCGCACAGCAGGCGCGCAAGAACGCAGAAGAGACGGGGATTCTCTACCGGCAGGGGCTGTCGACCGCGTTGGCGGTGGCGGACGCCTCCTTGCGCCTCTTCGAGGCGGAGGTGGCGCAGGTCCGCACCCGCTATGCGCTGGGCGTGGCCCTGTTGGACCTTCGGGCCGCGGTGGGACTCAATCCGTTCGGGAAGGAGCCGTGA